A window of the Gossypium hirsutum isolate 1008001.06 chromosome A05, Gossypium_hirsutum_v2.1, whole genome shotgun sequence genome harbors these coding sequences:
- the LOC107957750 gene encoding sugar transport protein 5 isoform X1, whose protein sequence is MAVGGFGGVDGPVSSFNGKITASVVITCIVAASSGLIFGYDIGISGGVTTMQPFLQKFFPSVLRKAAEAKTNIYCVYDSQVLTSFTSSLYIAGLAASLVASRLTAAIGRRNTMVLGGLTFLAGAAINGGAANVAMLIFGRILLGFGVGFTNQATPVYLSEVAPPRWRGAFNTGFQFFIGIGVVAANCINYGTAKRSWGWRLSLGLAVVPAAIMTIGALLISDTPSSLIERGKVEQARHSLRKVRGKDCDVEAELAELKKASDVANEAKREPFVTIFQRQYRPHLVMSIAIPFFQQLTGINIIAFYAPVLFQSVGFGNDSALIAAIILGLVNLASILVSTGVVDRFGRRFLFLEGGIQMFVCQVGVAVLLAVTTGVSGTKEISKGYAILVLVLMCIYAAGFGWSWGPLSWLIPSEIFPIKIRSTGQSISVAVNFATTFVLSQTFLTMLCHFKYGTFLFYAAWIASMTIFVALFLPETKGIPLDSMNSVWEKHWYWRRFVSG, encoded by the exons ATGGCTGTCGGAGGTTTTGGCGGCGTCGATGGACCTGTCAGCAGCTTTAATGGCAAGATCACAGCTTCGGTGGTGATCACCTGCATTGTTGCTGCTTCAAGCGGCCTCATATTTGGTTATGACATTGGAATTTCAg GGGGTGTGACAACTATGCAACCATTTCTCCAGAAATTTTTCCCATCAGTTTTAAGAAAAGCAGCAGAGGCTAAAACCAACATCTATTGCGTGTATGATAGCCAAGTTTTAACATCCTTTACTTCTTCACTGTACATTGCTGGTTTAGCTGCCTCACTGGTTGCCAGCCGCCTCACTGCGGCAATTGGTCGACGAAACACAATGGTCTTAGGTGGTCTCACCTTCCTTGCTGGTGCTGCCATCAATGGCGGCGCTGCTAACGTTGCCATGCTTATCTTCGGCCGTATCTTGCTTGGATTTGGGGTTGGTTTTACCAATCAG GCAACTCCTGTATACCTCTCGGAAGTGGCACCACCAAGATGGCGTGGAGCTTTCAACACAGGCTTCCAATTCTTCATAGGCATTGGCGTGGTGGCGGCCAACTGCATAAATTACGGTACTGCTAAACGAAGTTGGGGGTGGCGCCTCTCTCTTGGCCTGGCCGTTGTGCCCGCTGCCATCATGACTATAGGCGCCCTCTTGATTTCAGACACTCCCAGCAGCCTAATAGAACGAGGCAAAGTGGAGCAAGCCCGACATTCTCTTCGAAAAGTCCGAGGGAAAGATTGTGATGTGGAAGCAGAGCTGGCTGAGTTAAAAAAGGCCAGTGATGTAGCCAATGAAGCAAAGAGAGAGCCCTTTGTTACCATATTTCAGAGGCAATATCGGCCTCATCTGGTTATGTCAATTGCAATACCATTTTTTCAACAGCTTACGGGGATTAACATCATTGCATTCTATGCACCAGTTCTATTCCAATCAGTTGGCTTTGGAAATGATTCAGCATTGATAGCGGCTATCATATTGGGGTTAGTTAATCTTGCATCAATCCTTGTGTCCACCGGTGTAGTTGATCGGTTTGGCCGCAGGTTTTTGTTCTTGGAAGGTGGAATTCAAATGTTTGTCTGTCAG GTAGGGGTGGCAGTTCTGCTAGCAGTTACAACAGGGGTTTCAGGCACAAAGGAAATCAGCAAAGGCTACGCCATACTGGTACTGGTTCTAATGTGCATCTACGCAGCTGGGTTTGGTTGGTCTTGGGGTCCTCTCAGTTGGCTCATTCCAAGTGAAATATTCCCCATTAAAATCCGATCCACGGGCCAAAGCATCAGCGTTGCTGTCAACTTCGCCACCACCTTCGTGCTTTCCCAAACCTTCTTGACCATGCTTTGCCACTTCAAATATGGCACCTTCTTGTTCTACGCTGCTTGGATCGCGTCCATGACCATTTTCGTTGCCCTCTTCTTGCCCGAAACCAAAGGCATTCCCCTCGACTCCATGAATTCTGTTTGGGAGAAGCACTGGTATTGGCGTCGCTTTGTTTCTGGTTAA
- the LOC107957750 gene encoding sugar transport protein 5 isoform X2, whose amino-acid sequence MAVGGFGGVDGPVSSFNGKITASVVITCIVAASSGLIFGYDIGISGGVTTMQPFLQKFFPSVLRKAAEAKTNIYCVYDSQVLTSFTSSLYIAGLAASLVASRLTAAIGRRNTMVLGGLTFLAGAAINGGAANVAMLIFGRILLGFGVGFTNQATPVYLSEVAPPRWRGAFNTGFQFFIGIGVVAANCINYGTAKRSWGWRLSLGLAVVPAAIMTIGALLISDTPSSLIERGKVEQARHSLRKVRGKDCDVEAELAELKKASDVANEAKREPFVTIFQRQYRPHLVMSIAIPFFQQLTGINIIAFYAPVLFQSVGFGNDSALIAAIILGLVNLASILVSTGVVDRFGRRFLFLEGGIQMFVCQVCFCSCYFPTRRSYTHCQGRTKGSKGLGPQGRGGSSASSYNRGFRHKGNQQRLRHTGTGSNVHLRSWVWLVLGSSQLAHSK is encoded by the exons ATGGCTGTCGGAGGTTTTGGCGGCGTCGATGGACCTGTCAGCAGCTTTAATGGCAAGATCACAGCTTCGGTGGTGATCACCTGCATTGTTGCTGCTTCAAGCGGCCTCATATTTGGTTATGACATTGGAATTTCAg GGGGTGTGACAACTATGCAACCATTTCTCCAGAAATTTTTCCCATCAGTTTTAAGAAAAGCAGCAGAGGCTAAAACCAACATCTATTGCGTGTATGATAGCCAAGTTTTAACATCCTTTACTTCTTCACTGTACATTGCTGGTTTAGCTGCCTCACTGGTTGCCAGCCGCCTCACTGCGGCAATTGGTCGACGAAACACAATGGTCTTAGGTGGTCTCACCTTCCTTGCTGGTGCTGCCATCAATGGCGGCGCTGCTAACGTTGCCATGCTTATCTTCGGCCGTATCTTGCTTGGATTTGGGGTTGGTTTTACCAATCAG GCAACTCCTGTATACCTCTCGGAAGTGGCACCACCAAGATGGCGTGGAGCTTTCAACACAGGCTTCCAATTCTTCATAGGCATTGGCGTGGTGGCGGCCAACTGCATAAATTACGGTACTGCTAAACGAAGTTGGGGGTGGCGCCTCTCTCTTGGCCTGGCCGTTGTGCCCGCTGCCATCATGACTATAGGCGCCCTCTTGATTTCAGACACTCCCAGCAGCCTAATAGAACGAGGCAAAGTGGAGCAAGCCCGACATTCTCTTCGAAAAGTCCGAGGGAAAGATTGTGATGTGGAAGCAGAGCTGGCTGAGTTAAAAAAGGCCAGTGATGTAGCCAATGAAGCAAAGAGAGAGCCCTTTGTTACCATATTTCAGAGGCAATATCGGCCTCATCTGGTTATGTCAATTGCAATACCATTTTTTCAACAGCTTACGGGGATTAACATCATTGCATTCTATGCACCAGTTCTATTCCAATCAGTTGGCTTTGGAAATGATTCAGCATTGATAGCGGCTATCATATTGGGGTTAGTTAATCTTGCATCAATCCTTGTGTCCACCGGTGTAGTTGATCGGTTTGGCCGCAGGTTTTTGTTCTTGGAAGGTGGAATTCAAATGTTTGTCTGTCAGGTATGCTTTTGCTCTTGTTATTTTCCAACCAGGAGATCGTATACTCACTGCCAGGGGCGCACCAAGGGGAGCAAGGGCCTTGGCCCCCAGG GTAGGGGTGGCAGTTCTGCTAGCAGTTACAACAGGGGTTTCAGGCACAAAGGAAATCAGCAAAGGCTACGCCATACTGGTACTGGTTCTAATGTGCATCTACGCAGCTGGGTTTGGTTGGTCTTGGGGTCCTCTCAGTTGGCTCATTCCAAGTGA
- the LOC107957748 gene encoding MDIS1-interacting receptor like kinase 2: MMKRVAWLASLLLLVVTLHACLSHAHSNSTAESLALLDWKANLQSLTNRSVLPSWTISPRNAEASPCSWFGVHCKGDSVYRINLTTYGIKGTLHGFPFSSLPNLEELDLSMNGLFGTIPPQINQLSNLTYLDLSYNQLSGKIPPQIGQLIHLRTLHLVQNLLNSSIPEEIGQLKSLEELALQNNYLNGSIPSSLVNLANLAYLYMLNNSLSGNIPSEIGSLSSLQELYIDNNQLTGSIPPTFGSLKHLRLLYLSTNSLSGSIPSEFGHMESLNELALFKNNLSGFIPRSLGNLTDLTILQLYENKLFGPIPEELGNLKLLVFLEVSQNQLNGSIPSSFANLSNLETLFLRDNQLSGPIPQEIGNFMKMWMLELDGNQFTGQLPQNICRGGTLEYFIANDNHFRGPIPKDLKNCSSLKRVRLERNRLTVNISEDFGVYPSLEFISLSDNDFYGEISPQWALCNNLSSLQIARNNITGRIPPELGNSAQLRALDLSSNHLVGEIPKELTKLTSLTRLILSGNQLSGGIPMEVGSFSQLEYLDLSANRLSQSIPETIGDMLKLYYLNLSSNNFSLGIPPQIGKLVQVNELDLSHNVLSGEIPTQIQSLQSLSTLNLSYNNLSGSITIFNELRGLVHVNIEHNELQGPIPDIPAFQNAPIQALEGNKGLCGNVSGLKPCKLSKNGHHKLLYAIMFPLLGAAILLIVILALYFSFKSRGKHADEESESSLISASLFAISSFDGKLLYSEIISATNNFDSSCCIGKGGYGNVYRVELSSGDIVAVKKVHPLRADEVRAAKEFQNEVMACIEIRHRNIVKFYGFCWSAEQSFLVYKYLEKGSLATNLSNEEAGKELDWEKRVNIIKGVAHALSYLHNDCSPPIVHRDLSSNNVLLDAEFEAHVSDFGTAKLLNPDSSNWTNLAGTYGYVAPELAYTMKVSEKCDVYSFGVLTMEVIMGAHPGDLISTLPSSSLEMRLLVKDVLDQRPLPPSADVQDKLESVMEIAFMCLAENPHSRPTMYAISQLLAR, from the exons ATGATGAAGAGAGTAGCCTGGCTTGCTTCCTTGCTTCTCCTGGTTGTTACGTTGCATGCTTGTTTATCTCATGCTCACTCTAATTCTACTGCAGAATCACTTGCACTCCTCGATTGGAAAGCCAACCTTCAATCCCTCACAAACCGCTCTGTTTTGCCTTCCTGGACTATCTCGCCTCGAAATGCAGAAGCAAGTCCATGCAGTTGGTTTGGGGTCCATTGCAAAGGCGACAGCGTTTACAGAATCAATCTTACGACCTATGGCATAAAAGGTACATTGCATGGATTTCCATTCTCATCTTTGCCTAATCTTGAAGAATTGGACCTTAGCATGAATGGACTTTTCGGCACGATCCCACCTCAAATCAATCAGCTCTCTAATCTCACTTACCTTGATTTGTCATATAATCAGTTGTCTGGTAAAATCCCACCTCAAATTGGTCAGCTTATTCATCTCAGGACCCTTCACCTTGTTCAGAACCTATTGAATAGCTCCATTCCTGAGGAAATAGGTCAGCTAAAGTCCCTCGAAGAGCTTGCCTTGCAGAACAACTATTTAAATGGTTCCATCCCTTCTTCTTTGGTTAACTTGGCCAACCTGGCCTACTTGTATATGTTAAATAATTCCCTTTCTGGTAACATCCCTTCAGAAATAGGAAGTCTCAGCAGCTTGCAGGAACTTTACATTGACAACAATCAACTCACAGGTTCCATCCCTCCCACTTTTGGAAGCCTAAAACACTTGAGATTGCTCTACTTGTCCACTAACAGTCTTTCAGGATCCATCCCTTCTGAATTTGGGCATATGGAATCCCTGAATGAATTAGCACTTTTTAAAAACAATCTATCAGGTTTCATCCCACGCTCACTCGGAAACTTGACTGATCTGACCATTCTCCAACTGTATGAAAATAAGCTTTTTGGCCCCATTCCTGAAGAGTTAGGGAACTTGAAATTATTGGTTTTCCTAGAGGTGAGTCAAAACCAACTCAATGGTTCTATTCCATCTTCATTTGCTAATTTGAGCAACTTGGAAACTTTGTTCCTCCGAGACAACCAACTTTCCGGTCCCATACCTCAAGAAATAGGAAACTTCATGAAAATGTGGATGTTGGAACTCGATGGAAACCAGTTCACTGGGCAGCTGCCACAAAACATTTGCAGAGGTGGAACACTGGAATATTTCATAGCCAATGACAATCATTTTAGAGGACCAATACCCAAAGACTTGAAAAACTGCAGCAGCCTAAAAAGAGTGCGCCTGGAAAGAAATAGACTGACTGTAAACATATCAGAAGATTTCGGAGTCTATCCAAGCTTGGAATTTATAAGCCTTAGTGACAATGACTTTTATGGTGAAATTTCACCTCAGTGGGCGTTGTGCAATAATTTGAGCAGCCTACAGATTGCCCGGAACAACATCACTGGCAGAATACCACCTGAGCTTGGAAACTCAGCTCAGCTTCGGGCTCTTGATCTTTCTTCAAATCATTTAGTAGGGGAGATTCCAAAGGAACTGACAAAATTGACATCTTTAACAAGGCTTATTTTGTCAGGGAATCAACTCTCTGGTGGTATACCAATGGAAGTTGGATCTTTTTCCCAACTAGAGTATCTTGATTTATCGGCAAACAGATTGAGTCAGTCCATCCCCGAGACTATAGGGGATATGTTGAAATTGTACTACTTGAATTTGAGTAGTAACAATTTCAGCCTAGGAATTCCACCTCAGATAGGCAAGTTAGTTCAAGTGAATGAATTAGATCTGAGTCATAACGTGCTTTCTGGGGAGATTCCAACACAAATTCAATCTTTGCAGAGCTTGTCAACGTTGAACCTCTCTTACAATAACCTCTCCGGTAGCATCACCATTTTCAATGAACTCCGAGGCTTGGTCCATGTTAACATTGAGCATAATGAGTTGCAGGGTCCAATTCCTGATATTCCGGCATTTCAAAATGctccaatacaagcattagaagGAAACAAGGGTTTGTGTGGCAATGTTAGTGGGTTGAAACCTTGCAAGCTTTCTAAAAACGGCCACCACAAGTTACTCTACGCAATCATGTTTCCTCTGTTAGGAGCTGCTATCCTTTTAATTGTTATTCTGGCTTTGTATTTCAGCTTCAAAAGCCGGGGAAAACATGCAGATGAAGAAAGTGAAAGCAGCTTGATCAGTGCAAGCCTCTTTGCAATATCGTCCTTTGATGGAAAATTGTTGTACTCTGAGATCATAAGTGCAACAAACAACTTCGATTCTAGTTGTTGCATTGGAAAGGGAGGATACGGAAATGTATACAGGGTAGAGCTATCATCCGGTGATATTGTAGCTGTGAAGAAAGTCCATCCACTGCGTGCTGATGAAGTTAGAGCTGCAAAAGAATTCCAAAATGAAGTAATGGCGTGCATAGAGATACGGCATCGAAATATCGTTAAGTTCTATGGGTTTTGTTGGTCTGCCGAACAATCATTCTTGGTTTACAAATACCTTGAAAAGGGTAGTTTGGCTACAAATCTAAGCAATGAAGAAGCAGGAAAAGAATTGGATTGGGAAAAAAGGGTGAATATTATAAAAGGTGTTGCTCATGCCTTGTCTTACTTGCACAATGATTGCTCGCCACCGATTGTTCATCGAGACTTGTCAAGCAACAATGTTTTGCTTGATGCGGAATTTGAAGCTCATGTTTCGGATTTTGGCACGGCTAAACTTCTCAATCCAGACTCATCTAATTGGACCAATCTTGCTGGAACATATGGATATGTCGCACCAG AACTTGCCTACACAATGAAGGTTAGTGAGAAATGTGACGTTTATAGTTTCGGAGTTTTGACTATGGAAGTTATCATGGGAGCACATCCTGGTGACTTGATCTCCACACTACCATCTTCATCTCTTGAAATGCGGCTTCTGGTAAAAGATGTCTTGGATCAAAGGCCTTTACCTCCATCAGCAGACGTTCAAGACAAACTGGAATCAGTGATGGAGATAGCTTTTATGTGCTTAGCTGAAAATCCACATTCTAGACCAACCATGTACGCTATTTCTCAGTTGTTAGCCCGCTGA